One window from the genome of Maridesulfovibrio zosterae DSM 11974 encodes:
- the yfaU gene encoding 2-keto-3-deoxy-L-rhamnonate aldolase translates to MIIKNKFKEAITKGEVQIGLWLSTASSYMAEMAATSDYDWLLIDGEHAPNNVQSLLGQLQAVAPYPAHPVVRPLKGDTALLKQVLDIGAQTVLVPMVDTAEDARNMVAALRYPPKGKRGVGASIARASRWMRVPDYMAHAEENLCLLVQAESCEALENLDEILDVDGVDGVFIGPADLSASMGHPDDAGHPEVQAAIEHCIRRIREKGKAAGTLAVDPDMAHKCIEWGATFVAVAVDTMAYIDAIDAALVPFKGAGIGSEKKKSY, encoded by the coding sequence ATGATAATTAAAAACAAATTCAAAGAAGCTATTACTAAAGGAGAGGTGCAGATCGGTTTATGGCTGAGCACTGCATCATCTTATATGGCCGAAATGGCGGCGACTTCCGATTATGATTGGCTTCTGATTGACGGAGAACATGCTCCCAATAATGTGCAGAGTCTTCTTGGACAGTTGCAGGCAGTTGCACCTTATCCTGCACACCCAGTGGTTCGTCCTTTAAAAGGTGATACTGCTCTGCTCAAACAGGTTCTTGATATAGGAGCACAAACAGTTTTGGTTCCTATGGTTGATACCGCTGAAGATGCACGGAATATGGTTGCCGCTCTCCGCTATCCACCAAAAGGGAAGCGTGGAGTCGGGGCAAGTATCGCCAGAGCCTCCCGCTGGATGCGTGTGCCGGATTATATGGCGCATGCTGAAGAGAATCTCTGCCTGCTTGTACAGGCTGAGAGTTGTGAAGCACTTGAAAATCTGGATGAAATTCTTGATGTTGATGGTGTTGACGGTGTTTTTATAGGGCCTGCGGATCTTTCCGCTTCTATGGGACATCCTGATGATGCCGGACATCCTGAAGTTCAGGCAGCCATTGAGCATTGTATCCGTCGTATTCGTGAAAAAGGCAAAGCAGCCGGAACTCTGGCTGTAGATCCTGATATGGCGCATAAGTGCATCGAGTGGGGGGCTACTTTTGTTGCCGTTGCTGTAGATACTATGGCTTATATTGATGCTATAGATGCTGCATTGGTTCCGTTTAAAGGTGCCGGTATCGGCTCTGAGAAGAAAAAATCATATTAA
- a CDS encoding MFS transporter, producing MSPNIEQVVNKTRLRLIPFMLTLYILAFLDRANIGFAKVSYQMDTGLGDGAFALGAGIFFVAYAFLGVPANLLMRKFGARAWIGSTTLVWGVLSASMGYADTEWKFLLVRSLLGAAEAGFFPGMIYLTSQWFPQKSRAGIMGLFYMGAPLALTLGSPLSGALLEMHGFMGHPGWYWMFIIEGALALVAGVATFCYLDDRPSEARFLSQVERDLLQKTLAAEESSKSTSKISDAARNWTVWHLAIIYMIIQISVYGLVFYLPSQVAALMGTNVGFTASLVTAIPWVAALFGTYYIPRYSDRTGERRNIAALTLLVAGLGIGISAFASPVVAIVALCFAAAGFIAVQPVFWTMPTGLLSGTALAAGIGFTNMFGAFGGFLAPNIKAQADLFFGNHLAGLVSLAIITVIGSITIMMLPKKEAPRVVLSNA from the coding sequence ATGTCACCAAACATCGAGCAAGTTGTCAATAAAACTCGCTTACGTCTTATACCTTTTATGCTTACGCTATACATTTTAGCGTTCCTTGATCGCGCCAATATCGGATTTGCTAAAGTATCTTACCAGATGGACACAGGGTTAGGCGATGGAGCATTTGCGCTCGGCGCCGGAATATTCTTTGTTGCATATGCTTTTCTTGGCGTTCCGGCCAACCTGCTTATGCGCAAGTTCGGTGCAAGAGCATGGATTGGAAGCACAACTCTGGTCTGGGGTGTACTTTCCGCCTCAATGGGCTATGCAGATACTGAATGGAAATTTCTGCTGGTTCGCAGCTTACTTGGAGCTGCTGAAGCAGGTTTTTTTCCGGGTATGATTTATCTTACTTCACAGTGGTTTCCGCAAAAAAGCCGTGCCGGTATAATGGGGCTGTTCTATATGGGGGCTCCGCTTGCTCTGACACTGGGGTCACCTCTTTCCGGAGCACTGCTTGAGATGCATGGTTTTATGGGACATCCCGGCTGGTACTGGATGTTCATAATTGAAGGCGCATTGGCTCTTGTGGCCGGTGTTGCGACTTTCTGCTACCTCGATGACCGCCCGTCCGAAGCAAGATTTCTTTCACAGGTAGAGCGGGATTTATTGCAGAAAACCCTTGCAGCTGAGGAAAGTTCAAAATCTACGTCAAAGATAAGTGATGCGGCACGTAACTGGACAGTCTGGCACCTTGCTATCATTTACATGATTATTCAGATCAGTGTATACGGGCTTGTATTTTACCTGCCTTCACAGGTCGCAGCTCTCATGGGTACCAATGTAGGTTTCACGGCATCGCTGGTAACAGCAATTCCGTGGGTTGCCGCGCTTTTTGGTACTTATTATATTCCAAGATATTCTGATCGGACTGGTGAGCGCAGAAATATCGCTGCTCTCACATTGCTGGTGGCTGGTCTCGGTATCGGCATTTCTGCTTTTGCAAGTCCAGTCGTTGCTATTGTTGCACTTTGTTTTGCAGCAGCAGGTTTTATTGCTGTCCAGCCAGTTTTCTGGACTATGCCTACAGGACTTCTGTCCGGCACGGCTCTGGCGGCAGGTATTGGATTCACAAATATGTTTGGAGCATTCGGTGGATTCCTTGCTCCTAATATCAAGGCTCAGGCAGATCTCTTTTTCGGCAATCATTTAGCCGGACTGGTATCTCTTGCAATAATAACTGTTATCGGATCAATTACGATCATGATGCTACCTAAGAAAGAAGCTCCAAGAGTTGTCTTGAGTAACGCCTAA
- a CDS encoding methyl-accepting chemotaxis protein — MFKKLKIGSKIALSISLLMVLIFVAFTTFVVTKTRDSSRMQATLMAEEMAGKYGTQVKNSIEKALDASQAGAAAFIVFSNHGPKLDREMCDDFVKQLTLSDPMFFGTQAVLEPNALDGRDSEYKGIEKYGPNGEYGPYYWREDGTLKVEDLIKLNPGTTRTWYMAPRDSMRPILTEPYYTQVAKTNMATVSVPIIKNGNFIGIVGIDFVLSSFQKMVDGIKPMNTGYAFLVSNKGYCVAHPDKDLVGKNIKEAFSEADRDEILSGIEKGKSFHTDIVSPLDGKEYFFLFEPIVISGTSTPWSIGLAIPTSKIFAEANSFLKLSTILSACAIALVILVVLLIARSISKPIGAMVGFAQEIASGNLDASTDKKLFGGELLDLYDALASMVKSLVELIGTAEEKTSEAEQQTEAANLALEEAREAKEAAEMAKADGMLHAASQLEEIVMQVTSASDELSAQIQEASHGSDVQRERTTESATAMEQMNASVLEVAHNASQAAESAMAAKENAENGGRIVANVVSSIASVSEASSKMVSGLSELGTQADGISQVITVITDIADQTNLLALNAAIEAARAGEAGRGFAVVADEVRKLAEKTMQATHEVGQAVHSIQSETKRNIDEMNNAATMVSESTEYANSAGESLNTIVQIVEETADQVRAIATASEEQSAASEQINRGTDEVNRIAADTAGAMSESMIAVSDLARLSGELQKLIEELKDV; from the coding sequence ATGTTTAAGAAACTTAAGATAGGGAGTAAGATTGCTCTCAGTATCAGTCTACTGATGGTACTGATATTTGTCGCATTTACAACTTTTGTGGTTACTAAAACCAGAGACTCATCTAGGATGCAGGCCACTCTCATGGCGGAGGAAATGGCAGGAAAGTATGGGACTCAGGTTAAAAACAGCATAGAAAAGGCCTTAGATGCTTCACAGGCCGGAGCTGCCGCTTTCATTGTTTTTTCCAATCATGGTCCGAAACTGGATCGCGAAATGTGTGACGATTTTGTCAAGCAGTTAACTCTTTCAGATCCCATGTTTTTTGGGACTCAGGCTGTGCTTGAACCTAACGCTCTTGACGGGCGCGATTCAGAATATAAAGGGATTGAAAAATATGGTCCTAACGGCGAGTACGGTCCTTATTACTGGCGCGAAGACGGTACACTTAAGGTTGAAGATCTTATCAAGCTTAACCCTGGAACCACCCGCACATGGTATATGGCTCCCCGTGATTCCATGAGGCCTATTCTTACCGAGCCTTACTACACTCAGGTTGCAAAAACCAATATGGCAACTGTCAGTGTTCCGATTATCAAAAATGGAAATTTTATCGGAATTGTCGGTATTGATTTTGTTCTCAGCTCTTTCCAGAAGATGGTGGATGGCATTAAACCAATGAATACCGGATATGCCTTTCTGGTTTCAAATAAAGGATATTGTGTTGCCCATCCTGACAAAGATCTGGTCGGCAAAAATATAAAAGAAGCTTTTTCAGAAGCCGACCGTGATGAAATTCTCAGTGGAATTGAAAAAGGTAAGTCGTTTCATACAGATATTGTTTCACCTCTTGACGGTAAAGAATACTTCTTCCTTTTTGAGCCTATTGTTATATCCGGAACCTCAACTCCGTGGTCTATCGGGCTGGCAATTCCGACAAGTAAAATTTTTGCTGAAGCAAACAGTTTTCTCAAGCTCAGTACTATTCTTTCAGCTTGTGCCATTGCTCTGGTTATTCTCGTTGTTCTTTTGATTGCCCGCAGTATTTCCAAGCCTATCGGCGCTATGGTCGGCTTTGCACAGGAAATAGCTTCAGGTAATCTGGATGCAAGTACTGATAAAAAACTTTTTGGCGGGGAACTTCTTGATCTTTATGATGCTCTTGCGTCGATGGTTAAAAGTCTTGTCGAGCTGATCGGTACAGCTGAAGAAAAAACCAGTGAAGCTGAGCAGCAGACAGAGGCTGCTAATTTGGCACTTGAAGAAGCCAGAGAGGCTAAGGAAGCTGCTGAGATGGCTAAAGCAGACGGCATGCTTCACGCTGCCAGTCAGCTTGAAGAAATTGTCATGCAGGTTACTTCGGCCTCCGATGAGCTTTCTGCCCAGATTCAGGAAGCAAGCCATGGGTCGGATGTACAGCGTGAGCGTACAACCGAGTCAGCAACCGCCATGGAGCAGATGAACGCTTCTGTTCTGGAAGTAGCTCATAATGCTTCCCAGGCTGCTGAAAGTGCTATGGCTGCAAAAGAAAATGCTGAAAATGGTGGAAGAATTGTTGCAAATGTTGTTTCTTCAATTGCTTCTGTCAGTGAAGCTTCATCCAAAATGGTTTCCGGTCTGAGCGAACTTGGTACACAGGCTGACGGTATTTCTCAGGTCATCACGGTAATTACAGATATTGCAGACCAGACAAACCTTCTGGCTCTCAACGCTGCAATTGAAGCAGCAAGAGCAGGTGAAGCAGGACGTGGATTTGCTGTTGTAGCTGATGAAGTCAGGAAACTGGCCGAAAAAACAATGCAGGCCACGCATGAAGTAGGGCAGGCAGTTCATTCAATTCAGTCTGAAACAAAACGAAATATTGATGAGATGAATAACGCCGCTACGATGGTGTCTGAAAGTACTGAATATGCAAATAGTGCAGGAGAAAGCCTGAATACCATTGTACAGATAGTTGAAGAGACAGCAGATCAGGTACGGGCAATAGCAACAGCAAGTGAAGAACAATCTGCCGCAAGTGAACAGATCAATCGCGGAACGGACGAAGTTAACAGGATTGCCGCTGACACTGCCGGAGCAATGTCTGAATCCATGATTGCCGTTTCAGATCTTGCCCGTCTTTCAGGGGAACTGCAAAAACTCATTGAGGAACTCAAAGACGTTTAA